The Zootoca vivipara chromosome 4, rZooViv1.1, whole genome shotgun sequence genome has a segment encoding these proteins:
- the LOC118085219 gene encoding granulocyte-macrophage colony-stimulating factor receptor subunit alpha-like — protein MKSWKNTGFISVYLHKKGKISMVPNIGFAHMSCLTVFCSVFFFTFVNNQGLEGTSAENLSCVIYTVRVTSMDCTWEAGRNISKDVQYFLYLIYHKNDGEEMECPQYKSNELGRHVGCHFPNVKVPENHITLRVNGSSEESLVQPLDQQFWPFDHEKLAPPQNITWNCHEQPWGCKVQWKPPPCALKDNSDYCFKYEIRDEIRGQISTLQQTHQNYTIRGKYSLRLRAAGQYCPIGTQWSDWSKPIVFGADPNPFPTVLLILVVLGTVITILLLILIWKRFHIWRCLTFPVPQPKDVLWQYENVKTWVDPTPAADEKITVVEEMNCELQKQ, from the exons ATGAAAAGCTGGAAAAATACAG gatttatttctgtgtatttacataaaaaaggaaaaatcagTATGGTGCCCAATATAGGATTTGCTCACATGAGTTGCCTCACAGTGTtctgctctgttttcttttttacttttgtgAATAATCAGG GACTGGAAGGGACATCAGCTGAAAATTTATCCTGTGTCATTTACACAGTTCGTGTTACCTCAATGGATTGCACTTGGGAAGCTGGCAGGAATATTTCTAAAGACGTCCAGTATTTTCTATACTTGATATATCA CAAAAATGATGGAGAAGAGATGGAGTGCCCTCAGTACAAAAGTAATGAACTTGGAAGACATGTTGGGTGCCATTTTCCTAATGTGAAAGTTCCTGAGAATCATATTACCCTCAGAGTGAATGGATCAAGTGAAGAATCACTGGTTCAGCCTTTGGATCAGCAATTCTGGCCTTTCGATCATG AAAAACTTGCTCCACCACAAAATATCACTTGGAATTGTCATGAACAGCCGTGGGGGTGCAAAGTACAATGGAAACCCCCTCCATGTGCCTTGAAAGATAATTCAGACTACTGCTTTAAGTATGAAATAAGG GATGAAATCAGAGGCCAAATTTCAACA ttaCAACAAACCCACCAAAATTACACGATACGTGGGAAATACTCATTGAGGCTTCGTGCAGCTGGACAGTATTGTCCTATTGGAACACAGTGGAGTGACTGGAGTAAACCAATTGTGTTTG GTGCTGACCCCAACCCATTTCCTACAGTATTATTAATACTGGTAGTTCTTGGGACCGTCATAACAATCTTGCTCCTGATTTTGATCTGGAAAAG ATTCCACATATGGAGATGCCTAACTTTTCCAGTTCCACAACCAAAAGATGTTCTTTGGCAATATGAGAATGTG AAAACATGGGTGGACCCGACACCAGCAGCAGATGAAAA